Genomic window (Argopecten irradians isolate NY chromosome 2, Ai_NY, whole genome shotgun sequence):
attgctttacctcatcacttgaccatttctttacctcatcacttgaccattgctttacctcatcacttgaccattgctttacctcatcacttgaccattgctttacctcatcacttgaccatttctttacctcatcacttgatcGGTGCTTTACCttatcacttgaccattgctgtacctcatcacttgatcattgctttacctcatcacttgatcattgctttacctcatcattTGACCATttctttacctcatcacttgaccattgctgtacctcatcacttgaccattgctgtacctcatcacttgatcattgctttacctcatcacatGACCATTgatttacctcatcacttgaccatttctttacctcatcacttgatcattgctttacctcatcacttgaccattactttagctaaccacttaaccattgctttacctcaacacttgatcattgctttacctcaacacttgatcattgctttacctcatcacttgaccattgctttacctcatcacttgaccattgctttacctcatcacttgatcattgctttacctcatcacttgaccaatgctttacctcatcacttgaccattgctttacctcatcacttgatcATTGAATTActtcatcacttgaccattgctttagcTAGTCACTTTACCaatgctttacctcatcacttgaccaatgctttacctcatcacttgatcattgctttacctcatcacatGACCATTGACTTGAGAGATCCATTATTTGacttacctcatcacttgaagATCCAACATCCGCCATAGCAGCTGCTGCTCTTTCATGGAGTTTAAATCTCAGCAAAGCTTGACATCGTCTCCACTGCCTCAAATCtgataaataaatcaatcaaatgaGGAGCTTTATAGGACTGTAACTTTTCGAGTCGGGTTGCGTATTTCAGCAATCGCCaagtaaaagtaatatataaggGATTCTGTTCCAGCCTAGCACTACTCCATAAAAGAACAAAGTCAGGAATAAAAATCaacttatgatttattataatcaCAAATCATCAAAGTACAGGTACTGGATACATGGAGATTTACCAAGGTTATACAAATATTCTACACTAAATACTGATCTATATCCTTGAATACATTATTGGAATATGGAACATTTCCATAGATGGAGGTGCTTCCATCTATACTGGTATAATGTTCCGAATATGGAGAAataattacctattatataaaactgttataataaacattaattattaacTTAAGAATATGTAATGAATCTATAGACAGAGGTGCTTCCGTTTACAAATAGTGTTTCCGAATACTGAGACATTCCTCCCTTTTAACCAACGGACAATACTCATATTCTTAGAGCTTTGTAACTTAACTCtataagagttattccccttggaacgttaaagccacactatacgtaactataatcaaaaattcaagttaaatttgattccaatattgttagtatttgtagatgtatttgaaattaagatattttaaagaatatttataatgggtttttttaataactttggtacagcagttgttgaaagtcggtacatgtaaacatgccttcattttaaactggtcaccatagaagttacgattattgccaaacggaagtcggaaagttcatgacccttTTTTGGAAGAGTttggacagacgttacgtagtgaCTGTAGTCACATGATGTTCTCGGGAACGACGTTACAAAGTCGGccaacttcggcttgtttgactaagtgggacccacctagtgatatttaatatttatttgatttttatcgaaatattccgaatcataatcgctcatcttgacttcgatttagtcctatctctgcatgatttacaacaggatttttttcaaaattcttctaaatcatgaaaaaaataagaaagatacggatattgggcctataAGTTCCCTCTACGGAGAAGATCTCAAACATTATGAACCACTACAAGGTCATTGGTTTGAGATGACTCAAGGCTTTCCAAAGTTTAGGGCCAGAAGAGGCGACCACTCGTTTGGAAGCTCAAATGAGTTCTGACTTTCCGTCCGATTTCACCCTTTTTTAAGCCCGCGCTGGTGATCATCCGACGAGTCCGAGCCAATCAAAACGCTTGTTACATAGCGCGTGCGGAATCCGCGAAATCCAAAAATAACAAATGGCGAAATACACGAAAAGCAAGCTGTCGTTTACAGAGACGTGATTTGGCTAGAATACGACGTTTTATGACATACCAATCTCGCAGTATGGTTCAGGTGACTTCCATGAACATAACAGAACATATTAATTCATGTttcctgataaaaatatatgtactttgtgTCATTTTCGTTATCTGTCGTATCTCAATACTTGACTCTAACGTCAACACGCTAGGCTAGATTCAAATCGCCAGTTAGTTCGACAGTTATTCGTCGCACAAGTAATTATagtaatacaatatacattccATTAATTATGTCAATATCAGGAATGAATATAATTACGATTCTCTGTCTTTTTATCATGCATATCACATTGAGTGTAGCTGAGTTTATAACCATTCTCAGATTGGGGCTAGGCCTCTGTTGTTCTGATAGGAAATGTGACGATGTCATGAATTTACATTCCTGAGTAAATATTCGCTATTATGGATCGTAACAGGTCACATTTTAGTAATAATTGCAAAAATCTAACATTAATTAATAAGCAAATAGGATATTAGTATTAATTGTACCtaataatgtaaaacaagaaTCCTCTAAATTAATTGTAGTTTAAAGTTCTAACTTAAATTGAAGTACCGAAGCTACTAAAACAATACCGGATATGACAGGTAGAAATGGTTTTAAAAAGTACCGAAGCTACTAAAACAATACCTGATATGAGAGGTAGAAATGGTTTTAAAAAGTACCGAAGCTACTAAAACAATACCTGATATGAGAGGTAGAAATGGTTTTAAAAAGTACCAAAGTTACTTAAACAATACCTGATATAAGAGGTAGAAATGGTTCTGATGTGATCAGTTTCAGCCCAGCTAGCTCTGCCTTCTGTAGTCTCTGACAGTTCTTTAGCAGTGCTGATATGCTCCTATTGGTCACACCTGTTATAACATACTCCTGTTATACCACTTCCACAGCttataatatcataataaagcacatttattataaatgtattaaaatgaataagtTTCTCACTTCAATCTTTACGTTTACTtgcataaaaattcaaaaaataatgaaactaGCTACAGTCTACAAGTTTGAACATACCCAAGTTCCAACTGAAATCCACATGCTCCAAAGTACGGACATTTTCTACCAAAGTAACCACAGCATCATCACCAATGCCATCAACACTTGACATATTGATGCTGGTGAGAAAGCAGAAGTTGCTGGCTATAAGAGAAAGAGTGTGGTCATTGGCTGCTAACTGTCTGATGCTGAGTTTGCGTAAAACGTCTGAAGATTTCCCAAACAGCTTGTCTAGTCCCACACTGCTGGTATCATCACACCACGACAGGTCCAACTCCCTCATCTACAACCAATCACAAATAAGACAGCTTAGTAAGAATCTTTAATCATCAGacaatcaaaatgatttttaatgaaAGTCAATCTTATTTGTTCTTACAATACTAAACTATTATTTACCAATCATAAAGAAATTATCTAGTGACTATTTGTATAAAAAGAATGAGCTGACCTTTTCCATCTTATGTTGAGACATCCTTATAAGTGTGTGATCAGTAATCCTACACTCGGCCATGTTCAGGCTTTCCAAACAGCCACTGTTGATGAAGGGAATCATAGCAAAATCCTGTATGAATGTGACACcttcaacaaaatcaaaaaaaattaaGAGACAATTAAAAGTacattcaatttttttctttttatcttaaatgtAGAGTAACTTTGAAATCATGAAATAAGAGGAAATATATATAGTTGTCTATCAGATGTACTCAAAGAATGCATGCTTCTATATCTAGCACATATTCTAAGATCACTTAGTGGTATTTTAGTATACTTATTCTCACCTTGTAATGTAATTGTCTTGATCTGTGTGCACTTGGTTGCTAGGGTAACAAGTGATTGGGACGTCAGACTCTCACAGTCGATCAGAGAGATATAGTTCACATTTGGCCAAAGGGGAGCTAACTCTTCAAGCATAGAACTCTTCAAATGATCCTTCCaggaaattttgattttttgaagGTTTTTATTTTCCTCAgagaaaattttcaaacatttaaatcCATTGTACTTGTACGTATTGTCAAAGTCTATTCTTTTAAAATCTACAGAAATCAGGTTTGGCTTGTAGAATTGCACACACATATTTGATGGACTGGTATTTTCAACTTCaccattttcacaatttttaggATTGTTAATTGGTGTTGTCTGCTCTGGATCACTGGCTGCGAAACAGTATTCACCTGATTCATCTAGATATGCCCTAGTGGCTTGAGATGAATCATTCTCACTTACTGTGTGAGAAGGGCTGTTCTGGCTTGTGTTGAGGGGCGCACTAAAAGCATTCAACTGATAGTCCACATTTGTGGCATGGGACTCATCGGCCATACTTGTGGTACAAAACGGACTATTCTTACTTTTTATGCAAGACTGATCATCATTTCTATCTgcaattatatttacaattccTGCTCTGTCAGATGATGAAGCAATTAAATCCTTCTCACCTTTGACCTGAAGGTCAGTTTGTATCATTTGTGAATTATCACTTTCATCACTATCTAGCACCTCATTTGGTTTCTGTAAATCAAAGAATGCTCCTGGCATAGTTCTGTCTGGTATTTCATGTGTACAGCTCTGTGTTGTTGCAGCATTTTTATCATATTCAAGATTTCCTGAGATCTGCAATTGATCACATTCAAGATTTCCTGAGATCTGCAATTGATCACATTCAAGATTTCCTGAGTTCAGCAATTGATCACATTCAAGATTTCCTGAGTTCTGCAATTGTTTAAAGCTTAAATATTGCCCTTTAGCATACACATTTAAGTTTGAACTATCATCTTCATACCTGGAAATTTTTTCTCCGGATTCTGACACTGTAACTCTAGAATCTGCACACGTAACTTCTAATCCTGAAAATTTAACTCCTGACTCGCATGTAACTTTGGATTCTGAACATATTTTGGATTTTTCACACATACCTTTGGATTCTAAAGAGGTAACTTCAGATTCTGAATATGAAACTACAGTTTCTGAACAATTTGCTACAGATTCTGAATATGTATCTCCAGTTTCGGAACAATTCACTGCAGATTCTGAACATGTATCTCCAGTTTCTGAACATGATACTCCAGATTCTGAATATGGAACTCCAGTTTCTGAACATTTCACTGCAGATTCTGAATATGAAACTCCAGTTTCTGAACAATTCACTGCAGAATCTGAATATGGAACTCCAGTTTCTGAACAATTCACTGCAAATTCTGAATATGTAACTCCAGTTTCTGAACAATCCACTGCAGATTCTGAATATGTAACTCCAGTTTCTGAACAATCCACTGCAGATTCTGAATATGTATCTCCAGTTTCTGAACAATTCACTGCAGATTCTGAACATGTAAATCCTGTTTCTGAACAAGCACCTCCTGATACTGAACGGCTAAATCCAGTTTCTGTACAATGAAATGCAGGTGGTTCTGAAAAGTTAAGTCCAGTTTCTGAACATATATCTTCAGATTCTGAATGTGTAATTTCAGTTTCTGAACATGTATTTCCAGTTTCTGAACAGACAACTTCTGTTTCTGAACATGTAACGCCAGTTTCTGAATACGCAACTCCAGTTTCTGAACATGTAACGCCAGTTTCTGAACATGCAACTCCAGTTTCTGAAAAAGTAACTCCAGTTTCTGAACATGCAACTTCTGTTTCTGAACATGTAACGACAGTTTCTGAATACGCAACTCCGGTTTCTGAACATGTAACGCCAGTTTCTGAACACATACTTTCACTGGGATGTGACACTGCCATTGGCACACCTGTCTCATCAGAAATTTCTGTGTCACTGAACAATATCTTGTCAGAGTCCCGAGGATTTTGTGTTGAATTATCAGTCACACCATCATCATTTGTCatagttttctgtgatatttttctGTTTGAATTCATTTCCTCTGTAGGAGAGGATTCTACTGAGTCTGGATTCATTAGAAGACTTGTTTTCACATTGAAACAGTGTGCCGTCCCTATATCATCTTCTTTATGATCAAACTCTAATTTTTCCAGGTAAATACCACCTGATTTTGCTTCCAGAGATCCGGTTTTTACCTTACATGTATCTTCTGGAATTTCACAGTCTGCAGAATCACAGTATTGCAAGTTATAGGTTTCAGAGATCTGTGTGTTTTCACTACTTTCTGATGGCAGTGAACATGTTTGGGAGCACTCTTGACTTTGTGGAGACATTTTGGAGAGTTGTCTGTCATGGCCTAACTCTTCAGTATGTTTACGAATGTTTGATTTCAAGTTTGAGCATATATCACAAGAAACGTTCTGATTTGTGTCAGGTTTGTCCACTGTCCAGCTATAGGAATCATCAGTCACATTCACTGTAACATCACAGGTCAGATCATCCAAATCAGTTCCACCAATCAAATGTACTGTCTCATCAGAATCCTGAAGTTCAGCTTCAGATCCACCAATAGGATATTCTGTTACATCAGGTGCCAGACCCTTTGTAGCAGGTATGTGACTGAGCACAGACAATATTGAATTGCTGTCTACACTTCCATCAGAGTCCTCTGTGTCTGTAGAAGTATCACTCATCTCCTCTAGCACTTCCATAAAACTCTTCACATTTGGTTTGTTGTCTGTCATTCTCTCATCACTAAAGTTTATGAGAGAATCTGATTCACTCATGACAACATCAAAACTTTGGAGTCCAGATTCCAAATCAATCCCATTAACTCTTTTGTTAATGTTCCTAAAATCGTCAGATTGTGAAACGTTTTCTTTATAAACACCTGTCTCTGAGAAACCACCCACTGTTTCAGGATAATACTCCTTTGATGAACGAAAGTTTGTAACCTCTTGATGTTTTTTGCTAGATGAAGTTGAGGCTATGACTGCTGGATATTCTTTGTTAGATGCAGTTTTAACCTCTTGCTGACTGGTGTAAGATGAAGCCTCATGATCATCATTGTTAGCTGATAACGACTTGGTGACACCTGGGGCTTTTGATAATGAGTCTGTGACCCCTTGAGCTTTTGATAATGAGTCTGTGACCACTGGAGCTTTTGATAATGAGTCTGTGACCCCTTGAGCTTTTGATAATGAGTCTGTGACCCCTTGAGCTTTTGATAATGAGTCTGTGACCCCTAGAGCTGTTGATAAAGTGATCCCTGAGGTTTGGTCACTGGACGGGTCATTGTCAGCAGATTTCACAGGAATACCATCATACATGCCTTTTCTTGCTCGCTCTCTTTTCAGCATGCCCAACCTAAGCTGATTGAGGGTGTCCTTAAGTTCCAGGAGAGAGCTCTGTAGTGAGTGATCCTGTGGAGCGTCAGAGTCAGACAGAGCGAGGTCAACAATGGCAAGACGTCCATACCCAGCCAGATACAGCAATGCCAGAGTATCAGCCTACAAAACAACACAGAATATCAGCCTACAAAACAACACAGAATATCAGCCAACAAAACATCACAGAATATCAGTCTACAAAACAACACTAGAATATCAACCTACAAAACAATACTATAGAATATCAGTCTACAAACCAACAACAGAATATCAGCCTACAAAACAACACCAGAATATCAGCTTACAAAACAACACCAGAATATCAGCCTAAAAAACAACACCAGGGTACCGTTTCACAAAGCATACGTAACTTTACGGGTACACGTAACCTGTATGTAAGTTATTTTGACCGTTTCACAAAGCACACGTAAGTTACGGGTACCCGTAAATGACTTACTGGTACACGTAAATAACGTCAAAACCGTACGTAACTTACGCCAAAAAACTACCACTCGTAAACCCCACGTAAGTATGATACAGGTCACAAAATCGTCGTTGTTTGGCATATTTAAAGTCTCTGAACAAATGTAAGTTACTGTTATTCATGAATATGTCCAAAAACAACATTTAGccaaacaaattaaataacttttaaagTTCACTTAGATTGTCGATGCGAAAAAGTTCCACACCGTCGAcggtattttgtatttttttttttgtacttttaaatgttttatttgctttttattttcatttcaacttaATTATCATGTCCGTGTGTTGCAGGGATGCTTTCTTTGTTCTCACTTTGAGAATTCTTTTGCAAAAGAAACACGGGTTAAATCCCGATATTCGCATATTTGTTTACGTCAGAACGATGGTCGCTGATTTCACGTAGATCTATATCTAATGTTGTAATCGTTCCGTTTCGTATTGAAACCTGACATTATATCtggattttgtttgttatagacacatatatactgtattgtaaaCTTTAGGTTATATAGACTTtattaacatgtatacatgtagagtCGCATCACTGGTTTCAATCATTAAGGTATCCATTTAATTAACGCGTGACAAAGATACTGACGATACAACATTATTCGAACGTTACGTCAAATTTCGCCGATATTACGGAGATCACATCAACAAATTGTGACACATAAAAAAATTAGTACAACTAATATATGTACCGACTCCATAAATTCATCCTTAggagcaaatacatttcaaCGTTTCTGGCTATTGTTTAATTCGGAATATACGCACATGCACAGACAACGTCACAAATTTTTTCTATTTGATTTGACCAACATGAGTTTATTGACAGTTTATTAGTAATGTAATTATGAATATCGTAAAAGCTACAACTGCACACTGAAATAATGTGTTATAAGTTATTTAGTACTATCACAAGTGCTCATTGCTACGTCATCGGAATgttcaaaactgtacattgCACAAAAAATATTAGATGTATTTACCAAATATAACTTAGACGTAACTGTTACAAGTTTGTATCAAATGTTCCTGTGTGCTATCGGTACTGAAAACTATGGACATTTCAAAAACGgttgtatgcattttatcgtacttgtgtTATAAAACTGAACCGTATGCAATatctacggcggcgtattagggccataatgaattttatttatcttgtacttacaacttagtatcgtctATGTACAAgtatttatcttgtacatacagGAGAGtgtcttgtacgtacaacttagtatctt
Coding sequences:
- the LOC138316198 gene encoding serine-rich adhesin for platelets-like, whose amino-acid sequence is MANIVPLKYTAKLICIQTLLDLSGDGDRHTAQQMLRQLQTGYYTAVSCGLLRRLVDKYPGKVTNTILSALASTHLRELKLKKCKSVSFTGLKNVLETCPLITKLDLAECDQFSQPEVFHITSFLRPGITALSLENCLTVDNAVVQSILLYMKSLQHLNLSGCSKLTDNVFLLNDNLQLQRETFGQMNPDRFDCSLVSVDISCTTLSSTAIRHLATLTGPTLQHVNISWTGADTLALLYLAGYGRLAIVDLALSDSDAPQDHSLQSSLLELKDTLNQLRLGMLKRERARKGMYDGIPVKSADNDPSSDQTSGITLSTALGVTDSLSKAQGVTDSLSKAQGVTDSLSKAPVVTDSLSKAQGVTDSLSKAPGVTKSLSANNDDHEASSYTSQQEVKTASNKEYPAVIASTSSSKKHQEVTNFRSSKEYYPETVGGFSETGVYKENVSQSDDFRNINKRVNGIDLESGLQSFDVVMSESDSLINFSDERMTDNKPNVKSFMEVLEEMSDTSTDTEDSDGSVDSNSILSVLSHIPATKGLAPDVTEYPIGGSEAELQDSDETVHLIGGTDLDDLTCDVTVNVTDDSYSWTVDKPDTNQNVSCDICSNLKSNIRKHTEELGHDRQLSKMSPQSQECSQTCSLPSESSENTQISETYNLQYCDSADCEIPEDTCKVKTGSLEAKSGGIYLEKLEFDHKEDDIGTAHCFNVKTSLLMNPDSVESSPTEEMNSNRKISQKTMTNDDGVTDNSTQNPRDSDKILFSDTEISDETGVPMAVSHPSESMCSETGVTCSETGVAYSETVVTCSETEVACSETGVTFSETGVACSETGVTCSETGVAYSETGVTCSETEVVCSETGNTCSETEITHSESEDICSETGLNFSEPPAFHCTETGFSRSVSGGACSETGFTCSESAVNCSETGDTYSESAVDCSETGVTYSESAVDCSETGVTYSEFAVNCSETGVPYSDSAVNCSETGVSYSESAVKCSETGVPYSESGVSCSETGDTCSESAVNCSETGDTYSESVANCSETVVSYSESEVTSLESKGMCEKSKICSESKVTCESGVKFSGLEVTCADSRVTVSESGEKISRYEDDSSNLNVYAKGQYLSFKQLQNSGNLECDQLLNSGNLECDQLQISGNLECDQLQISGNLEYDKNAATTQSCTHEIPDRTMPGAFFDLQKPNEVLDSDESDNSQMIQTDLQVKGEKDLIASSSDRAGIVNIIADRNDDQSCIKSKNSPFCTTSMADESHATNVDYQLNAFSAPLNTSQNSPSHTVSENDSSQATRAYLDESGEYCFAASDPEQTTPINNPKNCENGEVENTSPSNMCVQFYKPNLISVDFKRIDFDNTYKYNGFKCLKIFSEENKNLQKIKISWKDHLKSSMLEELAPLWPNVNYISLIDCESLTSQSLVTLATKCTQIKTITLQGVTFIQDFAMIPFINSGCLESLNMAECRITDHTLIRMSQHKMEKMRELDLSWCDDTSSVGLDKLFGKSSDVLRKLSIRQLAANDHTLSLIASNFCFLTSINMSSVDGIGDDAVVTLVENVRTLEHVDFSWNLGVTNRSISALLKNCQRLQKAELAGLKLITSEPFLPLISDLRQWRRCQALLRFKLHERAAAAMADVGSSSDEEYTDIFMPHRSTVYGTDLAFLNLEFCDQVNDNHLAEISMVCRRESLVIYNYYGDIVKPELFIGKNRQWYSNYIPTVDEGM